The genomic DNA GGGGGTGCGGCAACGGAGACGTCGTCGAGGGGAACGACGGCGTCGATGCGCCTGCGCGCGGCCTGCGCGTAGGTGGGATCGCGCTCCAGGCCGATGAAGTTGCGCCCGAGCAGCTTGGCCACGGCGCCCGTCGTGCCGGAGCCGAAGAAGGGATCGAGCACCACGTCGCCCGGATTGGACGAGGAGAGCAGCACGCGAGCGAGCAGGGATCCGGGCTTCTGAGTCGGATGCACCTTGCGCCCGTGCTCGTCCTTCAGACGCTCGTCGCCGGTGCAGATCGGGATGAACCAGTCCGAGCGCATCTGCACGTCCTCGTTACCCGCCTTCAGCGCGTCGTAATGGAAGGTGTAGCCCTTCGAATCCGCGCTCTTCGAGGCCCAGATCATGGTCTCGTGCGCATTGGTGAAGCGGCGGCCCTTGAAGTTCGGCATCGGGTTGGCCTTGCGCCACACGATGTCGTTGAGGATCCAGAAATCGAGATCCTGCAGGGCTGCGCCCACGCGGAAAATGTTGTGATAGGAGCCGATCACCCACAAGGTCGCGTTCTTCTTCATGACGCGCCGCACGGCAGACAGCCATGCGCGGGTGAAGGCATCGTATTCGGCGAAGCTCGCGAACTTGTCCCAGTCGTCGTCGACCGCATCGACGAGGCTCTGGTCCGGGCGCGTGAGCGCCTGTTCGAGCTGGAGATTGTAGGGCGGGTCCGCGAAGACCACGTCCACGCTCTCGGGAGGGAGCTTCTCGAGATTGGCGATGCAATCGCCGAGAAGAATCTCGTTGAGAGGAAGAGGTTTCGGCAAAACGGAGAGGGAGGCTTTACGCCCCGTCCGAGGAGCCGGCGCAGACCGCCCGGTACGCGAGACACTGATCCGGGAGGCGGCGCCGGCAGCCCCGGTACGCAAGGTACCCATGGGTGATCACCGGTTACGCAACTGACACTCAGGATCATCGTCCGTTAGGGTAAAGATCAGGTTTCCAGACTGAAAAATATGCGTCTTATTTTGGGTCGGCAAAACTTGCCGACTTATTGAAAAGATTGAGCTTTTCAGGTTAACGCGCGTTAGGTTTGGTTACAGGTCCAGTAACCCTTGGCGTAAAGGCGAGAAACTCAGGCGATGAAAGGGGCAAGGACCGTCGCTGGCGAGCACCTGAAGATGCGTTTTCGTGCTGTAGCCCGCATTGCTCGCGAATCCGTAAGCCGGATAAGCCGCGCCCAAGCGCGCCATCATGCGGTCGCGCACCACTTTCGCCACGATGGAAGCGGCCGCGATCGAGGCGATGCGCGAATCGCCCTTGACGACGGCTTCCGTCGCGCAGGGCAGGTGCGGCGGATCGTTGCCGTCGACGAAGGCCATGTCAGGCGTGCAGGGAAGGGCCGCCATGGCGCGGCACATGGCGAGCAAAGACGCCTGCCGGATATTGATGGTGTCGATCTCCGCATGGGACACCGACGCTATACCGACCTTCGCGGTCGCCAGGATGTGCGCAAACAGCCCCTCGCGCCGTTGCGCGGAGAGGGCCTTCGAATCCGCCAGGCCTTGCGGCACGTTGTCGAGATCGAGCACGACCGCCGCCGAGACCACCGGCCCGGCCAGGGGGCCGCGCCCGACCTCGTCGAGACCCGCGATGCAGGAATAGCCGGCCGCTTTGGCCAAAAGCTCGCGCTCGAGGCCGAGGCCGGATGTCTTGGCGAGGCCTGCTGTCTTGGAAGGGCGAATCGGTGCGGTCATGGGCGTCATGGAGGCAATTGCAGGAGCGAGCGTCTTGTAGGGCATTCGAAGCTCGCCTCCTCAGTGACGAGTGGCCACAGGTCCCGTCAAGGGGCAGTTAATGCAATGATATTTCATATTTTTGTCGCATTTATAGCCGAGCTTGCCTCTCGTCACTTCGACGGGAGTCTTCATGGCCCACTCACTTCGCCCGATTGTCGCTGCAGCCTGCCTTGTCGCGGGCGGCCTTGCCGTCATCCCTCTCTCAGCCGAGGAAATTCAGGGCGGGCCTCAGGAGCCGAGGCGGGTCGAGGTCGTGTTCGTTCTCGATACGACAGGATCGATGGGCCCGCTGATCAAGGGCGCCAAGCGCAAGATCTGGTCGATCGCGACCTCCATCGTGGACGAGAACCCGAATGCCGAGGTGCATATGGGCCTCATCGCCTACCGGGACCGCGGGGACGATTATGTCACGAAGGTCCACCCGCTGACCCGCGACATCCAGAAGCTCTATGGCGAACTCCTTGCCTTCCAGGCCGATGGGGGAGGCGACTGGGCGGAATCCGTCAACGAGGCTCTCGACGCAGCCGTCACGAAGATCGACTGGACGCAGGGGGGCCGCACCGACCGCATCGCCTTCCTGGTCGGCGATGCGCCGCCGCACATGGATTACAGGCAGGACCGGAAATATCCGGAGGTGATGAAAACGGCGCGCGAGCGCGGCATCCTCTTCAACGCGGTGCAGGCCGGTGGCGCAAGGGATACGCAGCGTGTCTGGCGCAGCATCGCGCAGCTGGGAGGCGGGCGCTACATGCCGATCCCGCAGGATGGCGGCAAGATGGTCGTGACCGAAACGCCGTACGATCGCGAGATCCTCAATCTGCAGATCGAGATCAACAAGACTGTGCTGCCCTATGGTTCCGCTCGCCAGAAAGCCGAGATCTGGGACAAGACGCTGGCGGGTGCCAACGAGCCGCCTTCGGTGGCGAGCGACATGGCGACCTACATGCGCAAGTCCGGCAAGGGTGCAAAGGCCGTGACGGGCGACGGCGATCTCGTGGGGGATCTGGCTTCCGGAACCGTTGAGCTCGATAATATCAAGGAGGCCGAGCTTCCCGAGGAACTGCGCAGCCTCGATCGTTCCGAGCAGAAGAAGATCGTCGAAGCCAATGCGATGAAGCGTCAGGAGCTCTCATTCAGGATGGACGGGCTCGTCAAACAGCGCGACGCCTACATGGCCGAAGCGCAGGCCAAGGCCGGTCCGAAAGCCGACAGTTTCGACGAGGTCGTGAAGGAGACCTTGCGCAGCCAGCTCCGGCGATAGCGCATCGGACGGAGCCCCAGGTCCGCGTCCTCCTGCTGTCATCGCCGTGCAGGCAGGGATCCATATCCATCGATGTTTCGAGGCGGGAGGGTTCGACTACAACTATAGCATCGGATGTGACATCGACCCCACATCCGATGCTGTAGTCTATGGTTTTCTAAGCATCTTTTCACGCACAACCGGTTCCCACTTTTGCGTCCGATGCTCTAGAACAGGCTCAGCTGGCCTGCCTCCTTCGCCGGTGCTTTGAACAGGTCCTTGCGCAGGGACAGGTTGCGCTTGTTCAGCCCCAACCGCTCCGCGGCGGTCTCGAAGCGGCGGCCGATCATCCAGGCATAGGGGCCCACGCCCGACTGGCGCGTGCTCCAGTCCGAATCGTAGTCCTTGCCGCCGCGGGCCTCCTGCAGCAGCGAGAACACGTGCTTGAGCTTGTCCGGATAGTGCTCCACCAGCCAGTCGCGCATCAGGTCCTTCAGGTCGTGCGGCAGGCGCAGCAGCACATAGCCCGCCTCCTGAGCGCCGGCGATCTGCGAAGCCTTCAGAATCGCCTCGATCTCATGGTCGTTGACGGCCGGAATGATCGGGGCCACCAGCACGCTCACCGGAATGCCGGCCTCCGAGAGCCTGCGTACGGTCTCTAGCCGCTTCGCGGGCGAGGCCGCCCGGGGTTCCATCCTGCGGGCGAGCTTCGGGTCGAGGGTCGTGATCGAGATTGCGACCTTGGCGAGCTGCCTGTCGGCCATCCGGCTCAAGATGTCGATGTCGCGCGTGACGAGCGCCGATTTCGTCACGATGCCGACCGGGTGGCCCGCCTGGTCGAGCACCTCCAGGATCGACCGCGTGATGCGGAACTTGCGCTCCACCGGCTGATATGGGTCCGTATTGGCGCCGAGCGCGATGGTCGTGGGCTGATAGTTGGCGGCGCGCAGCTCCTTTTCCAACAATTCGGCGGCGTTGGGCTTGGCGAAGATCTTGGTTTCGAAGTCGAGTCCCGAGGACAGGCCCTGATAGGCATGGGTCGGACGCGCGAAGCAGTAGGAGCAGCCGTGTTCGCAACCGCGATAGGGATTGATCGATTTCTCGAAGAGGATGTCGGGCGAATCGTTCTTCGTGATGATCGTGCGCGGCTTCTCGATGATCACTTCCGTCGGCAAGGAAGGAAGGTCCTCCTCGATGTCCCAGCCGTCGTCGAAGCTCTCTCGCCGAGCGGGCTCGTAACGCCCGCTCGGGTTCGACGCCGCGCCCCGTCCGCGCCTGCGCTCCATCTCGACCCGGTAGGCCGGGTCGTCCATGCGCCGCCGCGCCGCTTCCGCCGCCTCGGCGGGCGAGCGTTTCACAGGCC from Microvirga sp. TS319 includes the following:
- a CDS encoding ribonuclease HII, whose amino-acid sequence is MTPMTAPIRPSKTAGLAKTSGLGLERELLAKAAGYSCIAGLDEVGRGPLAGPVVSAAVVLDLDNVPQGLADSKALSAQRREGLFAHILATAKVGIASVSHAEIDTINIRQASLLAMCRAMAALPCTPDMAFVDGNDPPHLPCATEAVVKGDSRIASIAAASIVAKVVRDRMMARLGAAYPAYGFASNAGYSTKTHLQVLASDGPCPFHRLSFSPLRQGLLDL
- a CDS encoding VWA domain-containing protein: MAHSLRPIVAAACLVAGGLAVIPLSAEEIQGGPQEPRRVEVVFVLDTTGSMGPLIKGAKRKIWSIATSIVDENPNAEVHMGLIAYRDRGDDYVTKVHPLTRDIQKLYGELLAFQADGGGDWAESVNEALDAAVTKIDWTQGGRTDRIAFLVGDAPPHMDYRQDRKYPEVMKTARERGILFNAVQAGGARDTQRVWRSIAQLGGGRYMPIPQDGGKMVVTETPYDREILNLQIEINKTVLPYGSARQKAEIWDKTLAGANEPPSVASDMATYMRKSGKGAKAVTGDGDLVGDLASGTVELDNIKEAELPEELRSLDRSEQKKIVEANAMKRQELSFRMDGLVKQRDAYMAEAQAKAGPKADSFDEVVKETLRSQLRR
- a CDS encoding site-specific DNA-methyltransferase, with the protein product MGTLRTGAAGAASRISVSRTGRSAPAPRTGRKASLSVLPKPLPLNEILLGDCIANLEKLPPESVDVVFADPPYNLQLEQALTRPDQSLVDAVDDDWDKFASFAEYDAFTRAWLSAVRRVMKKNATLWVIGSYHNIFRVGAALQDLDFWILNDIVWRKANPMPNFKGRRFTNAHETMIWASKSADSKGYTFHYDALKAGNEDVQMRSDWFIPICTGDERLKDEHGRKVHPTQKPGSLLARVLLSSSNPGDVVLDPFFGSGTTGAVAKLLGRNFIGLERDPTYAQAARRRIDAVVPLDDVSVAAPPEKRAEVRVPFLALVEGGYVKAGETLVDERRRHKAVVRADGTLALGPIVGSIHKIGALTQGFPSCNGWTFWHVERDGKLVSIDAFRSKVRAELAA
- a CDS encoding PA0069 family radical SAM protein, yielding MSIRLHDSPAPARPVKRSPAEAAEAARRRMDDPAYRVEMERRRGRGAASNPSGRYEPARRESFDDGWDIEEDLPSLPTEVIIEKPRTIITKNDSPDILFEKSINPYRGCEHGCSYCFARPTHAYQGLSSGLDFETKIFAKPNAAELLEKELRAANYQPTTIALGANTDPYQPVERKFRITRSILEVLDQAGHPVGIVTKSALVTRDIDILSRMADRQLAKVAISITTLDPKLARRMEPRAASPAKRLETVRRLSEAGIPVSVLVAPIIPAVNDHEIEAILKASQIAGAQEAGYVLLRLPHDLKDLMRDWLVEHYPDKLKHVFSLLQEARGGKDYDSDWSTRQSGVGPYAWMIGRRFETAAERLGLNKRNLSLRKDLFKAPAKEAGQLSLF